A genomic stretch from Setaria viridis chromosome 1, Setaria_viridis_v4.0, whole genome shotgun sequence includes:
- the LOC117846254 gene encoding probable metal-nicotianamine transporter YSL8, protein MAEGSSEAAAREALSTEKAFEREKLPAWSEQITVRSVVVSTALGLFLSFIVMKLNLTSGIVPSLNMSAGLLAFFLMKTWTSALERCGIFPKPFTRQENTVVQTCVISCSSIAFSGGFGTYILGMSKKIAEGFDEAKTSINVEEPSLGRIIAFLFLVSFVGLFSIVPLRKIMIISYKLTYPSGSATAHLINSFHTPQGAIQAKQQVSILFKSFAGSFLWSLFQWFYSAGPGCGFSSFPTFGMEAYRRRFFFDFSATYVGVGMICPYIINFSLLLGSVVSWGLMWPYIESKRGLWYDAELPRSSLHGLNGYQIFISIAMIIGDGLFNFLSILVRTSYDMYLKRTKPAEAAAKPFAGVDISERQALSFDDRRRTQVFLKDQIPTSIAAGAYILLAAISVVAIPHIFRQLKPKHVVWAYVVAPVFAFCNAYGTGLTDWSLSSSYGKLAIFIFGASIGSQDGGVVAGLAACGLMMGIVSTASDLIQDFKTGYLTLTSPRSMFVSQVMGTGLGCIISPVVFWIFYKAYDVGLEEGYPAPYAKIYRGIALLGVNGWNQLPKYCLRFCLAFFLLAVAICALKEVAKARGWWVQDYIPSALGMAVPFFLGSFFTIDMCVGSIVLYLWSKSDRVRAHTFAPAVASGLICGDGIWSLPSSILSLLNINPPMCLRVFSADTNYQVEEFLWTLRNPAAT, encoded by the exons ATGGCGGAGGGgtcgtcggaggcggcggcgcgcgaggcgcTGTCGACGGAGAAGGCGTTCGAGCGGGAGAAGCTCCCGGCGTGGTCTGAGCAGATCACGGTGCGCTCGGTGGTGGTGAGCACGGCGCTGGGGCTGTTCCTGAGCTTCATCGTCATGAAGCTGAACCTGACGTCGGGGATCGTGCCGTCGCTCAACATGTCGGCGGGCCTTCTGGCCTTCTTCCTCATGAAGACGTGGACCAGCGCGCTGGAGCGCTGCGGCATCTTCCCCAAGCCCTTCACCCGCCAGGAGAACACCGTCGTGCAGACGtgcgtcatctcctgctccagcatCGCCTTCAGCG GTGGGTTCGGCACGTACATCCTTGGCATGAGCAAGAAGATCGCCGAGGGCTTCGACGAGGCCAAGACGAGCATCAACGTGGAGGAGCCGTCGCTGGGGCGGATCatcgccttcctcttcctcgtcagCTTCGTGGGCCTCTTCTCCATCGTGCCGCTGCGCAAGATCATGATCATCAGCTACAAGCTCACGTACCCGAGCGGTTCCGCGACGGCGCACCTGATCAACAGCTTCCACACGCCGCAGGGCGCGATCCAGGCGAAGCAGCAGGTGTCCATCCTCTTCAAGTCCTTCGCCGGCAGCTTCCTTTGGTCGCTCTTCCAGTGGTTCTACTCCGCGGGGCCCGGGTGCGGCTTCAGCTCCTTCCCCACCTTCGGCATGGAGGCCTACCGGCGGCGCTTCTTCTTCGACTTCTCGGCGACGTACGTCGGCGTGGGGATGATCTGCCCCTACATCATCAACTTCTCGCTGCTGCTCGGGTCCGTCGTGTCGTGGGGCCTCATGTGGCCCTACATCGAGAGCAAGCGTGGGCTCTGGTACGACGCCGAGCTGCCACGGAGCAGCCTCCACGGCCTCAACGGCTACCAGATCTTCATCTCCATCGCCATGATCATCGGCGACGGCCTCTTCAACTTCCTCTCCATCCTGGTCCGGACGTCCTACGACATGTACCTCAAGCGGACCAAgcccgccgaggccgccgccaagCCCTTCGCCGGCGTCGACATCAGCGAGCGCCAGGCGCTCAGCTTCGACGACCGCCGCCGGACGCAGGTGTTCCTCAAGGACCAGATCCCGACGTcgatcgccgccggcgcgtacatcctcctcgccgccatctCGGTGGTGGCCATCCCGCACATCTTCCGGCAGCTCAAGCCCAAACACGTGGTGTGGGCGTACGTGGTGGCGCCGGTGTTCGCCTTCTGCAACGCCTACGGCACGGGGCTCACCGACTGGTCCCTCTCCAGCAGCTACGGCAAGCTGGCCATCTTCATATTCGGCGCCAGCATCGGGTCCCAggacggcggcgtggtggccggccTCGCCGCGTGCGGGCTCATGATGGGCATCGTCTCCACCGCCTCCGACCTCATCCAGGACTTCAAGACCGGGTACCTGACCCTGACCTCGCCGCGGTCCATGTTCGTGAGCCAGGTCATGGGCACGGGGCTCGGCTGCATCATCAGCCCGGTGGTGTTCTGGATCTTCTACAAGGCGTACGACGTCGGCCTCGAGGAAGGATACCCGGCGCCGTACGCCAAGATCTACCGCGGCATCGCGCTGCTGGGGGTGAACGGGTGGAACCAGCTGCCCAAGTACTGCCTCCGATTCTGcctcgccttcttcctcctcgccgtcgccatctgCGCGCTCAAGGAGGTGGCCAAGGCGAGAGGGTGGTGGGTGCAGGACTACATCCCGAGCGCGCTGGGCATGGCGGTGCCCTTCTTCCTGGGGTCCTTCTTCACCATCGACATGTGCGTGGGGAGCATCGTGCTCTACCTGTGGAGCAAGTCCGACCGCGTCCGGGCCCACACCttcgcgccggcggtggcgtcggggcTCATCTGCGGCGACGGGATCTGGTCGCTGCCGTCGTCCATCCTGTCGCTGCTCAACATCAACCCGCCCATGTGCCTCAGGGTCTTCTCCGCAGACACAAATTACCAGGTCGAGGAGTTCCTCTGGACGCTCAGAAACCCAGCAGCCACATAG
- the LOC117846342 gene encoding protein SPA, chloroplastic codes for MATSSSSPLTTLHSSFLSPTPPPSPCSVAALPRRRRRCARIRAIDLDQNTIVAISVGVVSIAVGIGVPVFYETQIDNASKRENTQPCFPCSGSGAQVCRFCTGKGIVTVVLGAGETEESKCVNCDGIGSLTCTTCQGSGIQPRYLDRREFKDDD; via the exons ATGgccacctcttcctcctcgccgctcACCACGCTccactcctccttcctctcccccactcctcctccctcgccaTGCAGCGTGGCGGCGCTGccccgccggcggaggcggtgcgCCCGCATCCGGGCCATCGACCTCGACCAGAACACG ATTGTGGCCATATCGGTGGGCGTCGTCAGCATCGCCGTCGGGATAGGCGTTCCCGTCTTCTACGAGACCCAAATCGACAATGCC TCAAAGAGGGAGAATACACAGCCGTGCTTCCCCTGCAGCGGCTCTGGCGCGC AGGTATGCAGGTTTTGCACTGGGAAGGGCATTGTTACGGTAGTACTTGGCGCAGGCGAGACTGAAGAATCAAAGTGTGTCAACTGCGATGGCATCGGCTCTTTGACATGCACCACGTGCCAAGGCTCAGGGATCCAACCACGCTATCTTGACCGCAG GGAGTTCAAGGATGACGATTGA